One window of Papaver somniferum cultivar HN1 chromosome 9, ASM357369v1, whole genome shotgun sequence genomic DNA carries:
- the LOC113313456 gene encoding transcription repressor OFP13-like, translating to MVMKLPSLFKNRDSSTTTTATTTSGSTYSTTSSSATTAYSWQWPSCKHPKTNSFRGKGADDIFKTVNSVYFDASSTGAGHDNNTLEAWFTNSSESGSFSTISEDHHHNGEESFEMVIRGLRSERLFFEPSTDTNSILKESEKISVTNDEDLRFKESVVMAMDSEDPYVDFRTSMEEMVEAHGLKDWDCLEELLSWYLKVNGKKNHGYIVSAFVDLLVSIAAKSSNDKSKNKSVSSPTCSSSSSDETSCSGGTSLSPSFSSLLLQDPDEDSSSVSVTIDDDQHKTSKLSCSEISEI from the coding sequence ATGGTGATGAAACTACCATCGCTGTTCAAGAATAGAGATTCGAGTACCACTACGACTGCAACAACTACATCTGGTTCTACATATTCAACTACATCTTCATCTGCTACTACTGCTTATTCATGGCAATGGCCATCTTGCAAACACCCAAAAACAAATTCATTTAGAGGTAAAGGAGCTGATGACATATTCAAAACAGTAAACTCTGTTTATTTTGATGCAAGTTCGACAGGAGCTGGTCATGATAATAACACACTCGAGGCGTGGTTTACTAACTCGTCCGAGTCAGGAAGCTTCTCGACTATATCAGAAGATCATCATCATAATGGAGAAGAATCATTTGAAATGGTAATTCGTGGATTAAGATCGGAGAGATTATTTTTTGAACCTAGTACTGATACTAACTCGATATTAAAAGAATCTGAGAAGATTAGTGTTACTAATGATGAAGATTTAAGATTTAAAGAGAGTGTGGTAATGGCAATGGATTCTGAAGACCCGTATGTTGATTTCAGAACATCCATGGAAGAAATGGTTGAAGCTCACGGATTAAAAGATTGGGATTGCTTAGAAGAGTTATTAAGCTGGTATTTAAAAGTCAATGGGAAGAAGAATCATgggtatattgttagtgcttttGTTGATTTACTTGTTAGCATTGCTGCTAAATCTTCTAACGATAAGTCAAAGAACAAATCCGTTTCGTCACCTACTTGTTCTTCATCGTCTTCTGATGAAACTTCTTGTTCCGGTGGAACTTCACTAtctccttctttttcttcattgttATTACAAGATCCAGATGAAGATAGCAGTAGTGTTAGTGTTACCATTGATGATGATCAGCATAAGACTAGTAAGTTATCTTGTTCAGAGATTTCAGAGATTTGA